From Candidatus Zixiibacteriota bacterium:
TAAACTCCGCCCAAAATGAATAACTTACCAACACTTTTTGGCTATTATGCCCGCAATGACGTACTGGGAAAGTTGGCTTTGATTCTTGTGCCACACTCCCGACGTTCGTCGGGACGGTGTGAGTTTTTCTTCCAGTAGCCCAGCCAACGGTTGGGTTTTTTCTGCCCAGTGTAAGAATGATCTGGTTGCAGAAATTTGGTGCGGGGCAGTGACGTCCCGCACCAAATCAGAAGGATGAGCAGGTGTAGCGGGACGTACACCAGCCACGCATAAGCGTGCGGCATACCCAGTTGCTCTATAACTCTTTTCATATCATGAATATGCAGAGGATGCTTTCTCTCCAAAAAGTGTCCTTGTCATAGACACGAAAACAGCATATACTTTTGCGCATGGTGATGCGCCAATGCCTCACCTTGTAATATACAGGAGATATAATGAGCGATTTAAGCGTTTCAACGATACAGACAAAGCAGGCAAAGTATAAAATATTCACAATTAATAGCCTTAACCAATACCGAAAATCTGCCAAACAGACGGTTGAACAACTCCCGATTTCAATAAAGATTCTCATGGAATCGGTTTTAAGAAATCATTCACTCAACCCGAAACTTGTTACCCAGGCCGATCTGGCTCATGCCGTTTCATACGATCCCCATCAGGCCGAGAAATCGCAGTTTCCATTTATTCCGGCCCGGGTGATTTTGCAGGATTTTACCGGTGTGCCGGCTGTAGTCGACCTTGCCGCGATGCGGGCCGCGATGAAACGTCTGGGCGGTGACCCGAAAAAAATTAACCCCCTTGTGCCTGTCGATCTGGTCATTGACCACTCGGTGCAGGTCGATGTCTTTGCCAGCGAAGACGCGCTGTCAAAAAATATGATATTTGAATTTGAGCGAAACCGAGAGCGGTATGAATTTCTGCACTGGGGTCAGAAAGCATTCAAGAATTTCCGCGTCGTCCCGCCCGCGACCGGGATTGTCCATCAGGTCAATTTGGAATATCTCGCTAAAGTCGTCATGACTCGCGATGGGATTGCCTTTCCGGATACCCTCGTAGGAACCGACAGCCATACGACCATGATAAACGGACTGGGTGTGGTCGGCTGGGGAGTAGGTGGAATCGAAGCCGAAGCCGCAATGCTCGGGCAGCCGATGTATATGGTTGCGCCGGAAGTGATCGGTTTCAAACTCACCGGGCAGTTGCGCGAAGGGGTTACTGGCACTGATCTGGTTCTGACAGTCACCCAAATACTCCGCAAAAAGGGAGTCGTCGGGAAATTTGTCGAGTTTTTCGGTTCTGCGCTCGATACGCTTTCTTTGCCTGTCAAAGCAATGATTGGAAATATGGCCCCGGAATACGGCGCCACGATAGGCTATTTTCCGGTCGATGCCTCCACGCTTGATTATCTCCGTCTCACTGGCCGGAGCGAAGACAAAATAGAGCTCGTCGAGCGGTACTGCAAAGAGCAGGGGCTTTTCCGCACACCGACAACCCCTCAACCGGAGTTTACCGATATTGTCTCACTCGATATTAGCACGGTAGAACCCTCACTTGCCGGACCGAAACGCCCACAGGATAAAGTTGTTCTCTCGCAGGTACAATCCGATTTCAAAAGCTCACTGACCAAACCGATAAAAGACCGCGGCTATGAACTGTCAGAGGCCGATATGTCACGTGTGGGGAATATCAATAACGGATACAACGCGCAGATTGCTCATGGCTCAGTTGTCATCGCAGCCATTACATCGTGCACAAACACCTCCGATCCATTTGTGTTGATTGCATCGGGTATTCTGGCCAGAAATGCGGTCGAAAAAGGACTGAAAGTAAAGCCGTATGTTAAGACCTCGCTTGCGCCCGGCTCACGAGTCGTAATTGAATATCTCGAAAAATCCGGTTTATTGCCCTACTTGAAAAAGCTCGGCTTTCATAATGTCGGTTTTGGCTGTACCACCTGCATCGGCAATTCCGGGCCCTTGCCGGAACCGGTTGTCGAGGCAATAAACGAAGGGAGTGTCGTGGCGGTCTCGGTTTTATCCGGCAACCGGAATTTCGAAGGGCGTATCAACCCGCATACCCGCGCCAATTACCTTGCCTCCCCCCCGCTCGTCGTCGCCTATGCATTGGCGGGCACAGTTGATATTGATCTGACAACCGACCCGATTGGCATCTCGGATTCAGGCAAGGCCGTCTATTTGAAAGATATCTGGCCGACACAAAAAGAGATTGTGGAAACTATCACTAAATTCGTCTCTCCCGAACTATTTCGTGAGCAATACGCCTCGGTTTTCGATGGCAACCCGACTTGGAATGCCATCAGCGGCAAAGGAGGGGAGTTGTTTGATTGGAATGAGACCTCGACCTACATCCAAGAGCCGCCATTTTTCCAGTCCATCACAATCGAGCCATCGGCATTAAAACCAATTCACAATGCCCGTGTGCTGGCCATGTTTGGCGATTCCATCACAACCGACCATATTTCGCCCGCCGGGGCTATCAAAGCCGATTCGCCAGCCGGAGATTACCTTGTCGAGCAAGGCGTATCATTTGCCGATTTTAATTCATATGGCGCGAGGCGCGGCAATGACAGAATCATGACCCGCGGGACTTTTGCCAATATCCGGCTCCATAACTTGCTCGTTCCCGGAAGCGAGGGTAACATCACCGTGCATTACCCAAGCGGCGAACGTCTCTCCATATACGATGCGGCGATGCACTACAAATCAGAGAATGTCCCGCTCGTGATTCTCGCCGGAAAAGATTACGGCATGGGTTCGTCCCGCGACTGGGCGGCCAAGGGAACGCTGCTGCTTGGTGTGAAGGCTGTTATTGCTCAAAGCTATGAGCGCATCCACCGTTCGAATCTGGTCGGCATGGGAATCTTGCCGCTTCAATTTCTCGAAGGCGAATCGCGTGAGTCGCATGGGCTGACGGGGGATGAAATGTATACTGTCGAGGGATTATCCTCGGCGATGAAGCCCGGGCAACTGGTGACTGTCCATGCCCAGACAAGGGCGAGAGACATTCAGTTCCAGGCGCGTGTCCGGATTGACACCGAAATTGAAATCGAATATTACCGCCATGGCGGTATTCTGCCGATGGTACTTCGCCAGCTCATAGCGCAGGCGTAGACTTGAAATACCGACAAAAAGATTTTACTCATCTAAAACGACACGAGGGAGAATAAGACGATATGCCGGTTGCCACACCAGAGATATACAACAGCATGCTCGATACGGCCCAAGCCAACGATTATGCCTATCCGGCGATAAATTGCACATCAAGCGAAACAATCAATGCCGCGCTCAAAGGATTTGCCGATGCCAAATCCGACGGCATCATCCAATTTTCAACCGGCG
This genomic window contains:
- the acnA gene encoding aconitate hydratase AcnA, with translation MSDLSVSTIQTKQAKYKIFTINSLNQYRKSAKQTVEQLPISIKILMESVLRNHSLNPKLVTQADLAHAVSYDPHQAEKSQFPFIPARVILQDFTGVPAVVDLAAMRAAMKRLGGDPKKINPLVPVDLVIDHSVQVDVFASEDALSKNMIFEFERNRERYEFLHWGQKAFKNFRVVPPATGIVHQVNLEYLAKVVMTRDGIAFPDTLVGTDSHTTMINGLGVVGWGVGGIEAEAAMLGQPMYMVAPEVIGFKLTGQLREGVTGTDLVLTVTQILRKKGVVGKFVEFFGSALDTLSLPVKAMIGNMAPEYGATIGYFPVDASTLDYLRLTGRSEDKIELVERYCKEQGLFRTPTTPQPEFTDIVSLDISTVEPSLAGPKRPQDKVVLSQVQSDFKSSLTKPIKDRGYELSEADMSRVGNINNGYNAQIAHGSVVIAAITSCTNTSDPFVLIASGILARNAVEKGLKVKPYVKTSLAPGSRVVIEYLEKSGLLPYLKKLGFHNVGFGCTTCIGNSGPLPEPVVEAINEGSVVAVSVLSGNRNFEGRINPHTRANYLASPPLVVAYALAGTVDIDLTTDPIGISDSGKAVYLKDIWPTQKEIVETITKFVSPELFREQYASVFDGNPTWNAISGKGGELFDWNETSTYIQEPPFFQSITIEPSALKPIHNARVLAMFGDSITTDHISPAGAIKADSPAGDYLVEQGVSFADFNSYGARRGNDRIMTRGTFANIRLHNLLVPGSEGNITVHYPSGERLSIYDAAMHYKSENVPLVILAGKDYGMGSSRDWAAKGTLLLGVKAVIAQSYERIHRSNLVGMGILPLQFLEGESRESHGLTGDEMYTVEGLSSAMKPGQLVTVHAQTRARDIQFQARVRIDTEIEIEYYRHGGILPMVLRQLIAQA